The proteins below come from a single Iocasia fonsfrigidae genomic window:
- a CDS encoding Mur ligase family protein has translation MKEQITKNNIPDYTGITCDSREVKPGFAFVAIKGFNRDGHDYINEAIEKGASVVFTEKEPVAKTNRNIPIIKVQNSRTVFAQLAADFYEYPSEGLELIGVTGTNGKTTTTHLIYHLLNHNHKKEKKAAGLIGTVKVDTGQEIIPGKLTTPAPITLQKYLQEMLKNNLKYVCMEVSSHGIKLDRIAGCKFSVKVGTNISIDHFDLHPNFPEYINIKKGFLQGNKSKLILINQDDPYLKSPDILTKNLLNYGIDSKANIRAENIEKWNNGTLFNYRLCKPIKMDNGNLLSPLRFPIKMHLPGKHNIYNSLVAISIALFYGLKPTLIQDFFANFMGIWRRLQFIYKKDFIILDDCAHNPGSYQAVFNAVTKLKYNKVYIVNSLRGNRGVKINKKNAEVISQWLPRLGDYSLFTSNCNEVVKEIDRVSQNEEEIFLEILNKNKIRYYHYNNLTPVLKDVISQVNRGDLILLLGPHAMDQAGKMILKIIKN, from the coding sequence ATGAAAGAGCAAATCACTAAGAATAATATTCCTGATTATACCGGTATAACCTGTGATTCAAGAGAGGTTAAACCAGGCTTTGCCTTTGTTGCTATTAAAGGTTTTAACCGGGATGGTCATGATTATATCAATGAGGCTATTGAAAAAGGTGCCAGCGTTGTTTTTACTGAAAAAGAGCCTGTGGCAAAAACAAATAGAAACATTCCAATCATAAAAGTTCAAAACTCCAGAACGGTTTTTGCACAACTGGCTGCTGATTTTTATGAGTATCCCTCAGAGGGGCTTGAACTAATCGGTGTAACAGGTACAAATGGAAAAACAACAACAACCCATTTGATTTACCATCTATTAAATCATAATCACAAAAAAGAAAAAAAAGCCGCCGGACTTATTGGTACTGTTAAAGTGGATACAGGTCAAGAAATAATACCCGGCAAATTAACTACCCCTGCCCCGATAACTTTACAAAAATATCTGCAGGAAATGCTTAAAAACAATTTGAAATATGTTTGTATGGAGGTATCATCACATGGTATAAAATTAGATAGAATTGCAGGATGCAAATTTTCAGTTAAAGTAGGTACCAATATCAGCATTGACCACTTTGACCTACATCCTAACTTCCCTGAGTATATAAATATTAAGAAGGGGTTTTTACAGGGAAACAAAAGCAAATTAATCTTAATTAATCAGGATGACCCTTACCTTAAATCTCCTGATATACTTACTAAGAACTTATTAAACTATGGTATAGACTCTAAAGCAAATATTAGGGCAGAGAATATAGAAAAATGGAATAATGGTACCTTGTTTAACTATAGACTATGTAAACCTATCAAAATGGATAACGGAAACCTGTTATCACCATTAAGGTTTCCTATAAAAATGCACCTGCCAGGCAAACATAATATCTATAACTCCCTGGTCGCCATTAGTATTGCCCTCTTTTATGGTCTCAAGCCGACACTAATTCAGGATTTTTTTGCTAATTTTATGGGTATCTGGCGGCGCCTTCAATTTATTTATAAAAAAGACTTTATTATCTTAGATGATTGTGCACATAATCCTGGAAGTTACCAGGCAGTATTTAATGCTGTTACTAAACTAAAATATAATAAAGTCTATATAGTAAACTCCCTGCGAGGAAACAGGGGAGTTAAAATTAATAAAAAAAATGCTGAGGTAATCAGTCAATGGCTTCCACGCTTAGGGGACTACTCCCTATTTACCTCAAACTGTAATGAAGTAGTAAAAGAAATTGATAGGGTCTCACAAAATGAAGAAGAAATCTTTTTGGAGATATTAAATAAGAATAAGATAAGATATTATCATTATAATAATTTAACCCCTGTCCTGAAAGATGTTATCTCACAGGTGAACAGGGGCGACCTTATCTTATTATTGGGCCCACATGCCATGGACCAGGCAGGTAAGATGATCCTTAAAATAATTAAAAATTAA
- a CDS encoding transcriptional regulator yields MKFSRIGNKIINNKKIDRIIKRVISLREKGYSQSMVANEIGVERTFISRLESIGEIRKGKKIALLGFPVKNKDDLQQLAVDFGLDYVLILTEEERWSFVRNKKGVEIFNEIMEILVKLKGFDLIIFLGSDMRLDLIDKLLDGNVIGVELGESPITEDKYVNPEEIKRIITTFS; encoded by the coding sequence ATGAAGTTTAGCAGGATTGGGAATAAGATTATTAATAATAAAAAGATTGATAGAATAATTAAACGGGTTATATCTTTAAGGGAAAAAGGCTATTCACAATCAATGGTTGCTAATGAAATAGGCGTTGAAAGGACTTTTATATCAAGGCTTGAAAGTATTGGGGAGATTAGGAAGGGGAAAAAGATTGCTTTACTTGGGTTTCCTGTAAAAAATAAGGACGACCTACAACAGCTTGCTGTTGATTTTGGACTTGATTATGTCCTAATATTAACTGAAGAAGAAAGATGGTCATTTGTTCGCAACAAAAAGGGAGTAGAGATATTTAATGAAATTATGGAGATCCTTGTTAAGCTAAAGGGTTTTGATTTAATAATCTTTTTAGGTTCTGATATGAGGCTTGATTTAATTGATAAATTACTTGATGGCAATGTTATTGGTGTTGAATTAGGTGAATCACCGATTACTGAAGATAAGTATGTTAACCCTGAAGAAATAAAGAGAATAATTACTACCTTTTCATAA
- the greA gene encoding transcription elongation factor GreA — protein MAEEILLTQEGYEKLESELNNLKNVKRREIAKRIKVAREFGDISENSEYDDAKNEQAFIEGRIKEIEIMLRNARIVKDDEITGDTVNLGTIVELKDMDTNDEFSYKIVGSAEADPLNFKISNESPIGKAILGHKKGDTVKVEVPSGITEYEILSIKKQKKG, from the coding sequence ATGGCAGAAGAAATATTGTTAACTCAGGAAGGGTATGAAAAGCTTGAGAGTGAACTTAATAATCTAAAAAATGTTAAAAGGCGGGAAATAGCCAAAAGAATTAAAGTAGCTCGTGAATTTGGTGATATTAGTGAAAACTCCGAATATGATGATGCTAAAAATGAACAGGCCTTTATAGAAGGTAGAATTAAAGAAATAGAAATCATGCTCAGAAATGCCCGTATTGTTAAGGATGACGAGATTACGGGTGATACTGTTAATTTAGGTACAATTGTGGAATTAAAAGATATGGATACTAATGATGAGTTTTCATATAAGATTGTTGGTTCTGCTGAGGCTGACCCGCTTAATTTTAAAATATCTAATGAATCACCAATCGGAAAAGCTATCCTGGGGCATAAAAAGGGTGATACTGTAAAGGTTGAAGTGCCTTCTGGTATTACTGAATATGAAATTTTATCAATAAAAAAACAAAAAAAGGGGTAG
- the dusB gene encoding tRNA dihydrouridine synthase DusB: MKIGDLQIDNPVFLAPMAGVSDYPYRQIIRDMGCQLLYTEMVSSKGIAYGNEKTEELVEYNKKDGFIAVQIFGEDPAFMARAAAHIQEKYAVNIIDINMGCPTNKIVKNGSGSALMKDLKKARSLIKAVVTAVDIPVTVKIRKGWDDRHINAVETAVLAEEMGVKAVAVHGRTREEFYSGKADWQIIKAVKEKVNIPVIGNGDIFQPEDAVKMIEETNCDAVMIARGVKGNPWLIKRAVHAIKTGELLDEPTDREIIEMALYHLKKSVDYYGEKRAIPLMRKHLSWYLKGRPYSSKIKEKLNYLKSYRSVKEVLQDYLMKLSN; encoded by the coding sequence ATGAAAATAGGTGATTTGCAGATAGATAATCCAGTTTTTTTAGCACCGATGGCCGGTGTAAGTGATTACCCCTATCGACAGATAATAAGGGATATGGGCTGCCAACTTCTTTATACCGAGATGGTTAGTAGCAAAGGGATTGCCTATGGTAATGAAAAAACAGAAGAGCTGGTTGAATATAATAAAAAAGATGGTTTTATTGCTGTGCAAATTTTTGGTGAAGATCCGGCATTTATGGCCAGGGCTGCTGCACATATACAGGAAAAATATGCAGTAAATATCATTGATATCAATATGGGTTGTCCTACCAACAAGATAGTTAAGAATGGCTCTGGTTCTGCTTTGATGAAGGATCTAAAAAAAGCCAGAAGTCTGATTAAAGCTGTGGTTACTGCAGTTGACATCCCAGTAACAGTTAAGATTCGTAAAGGTTGGGATGACAGACATATTAATGCAGTTGAGACAGCTGTGCTGGCCGAGGAGATGGGGGTTAAGGCTGTTGCTGTTCACGGTAGGACCCGTGAAGAGTTTTACAGTGGAAAGGCAGATTGGCAGATAATAAAAGCTGTCAAGGAAAAAGTGAATATACCTGTAATTGGCAATGGAGATATCTTTCAGCCTGAAGACGCGGTAAAGATGATAGAAGAAACCAATTGTGATGCTGTGATGATTGCCAGGGGGGTTAAGGGTAATCCCTGGCTTATCAAGCGGGCTGTACATGCCATTAAAACAGGCGAGTTGCTTGATGAACCAACTGACAGGGAGATAATTGAGATGGCGCTTTACCACCTGAAAAAATCTGTTGATTACTATGGTGAAAAAAGGGCCATTCCTCTAATGAGAAAACACCTGTCCTGGTATTTAAAAGGTAGACCTTATTCTAGTAAAATAAAGGAAAAATTAAACTACTTGAAATCATATCGAAGTGTTAAGGAAGTATTACAGGACTATTTGATGAAATTATCTAATTAA
- a CDS encoding type III pantothenate kinase encodes MILTIDVGNTNTVLGVFSDGELIKDWRISTDKDKTADEYGILVYNLFSYTEIETADIKGIIISSVVPPVVTVLQKAAELFIGVKPLIIGPGVKTSMNILMENPREVGADRVVNAIAAYQKYGGPVIIVDFGTATTLCAVTKKGDYIGGAIAPGIGIASEALFNYAAKLPRVELSRPEKAIGKNTIMAIQSGIIYGFVGQVEGLINRFIQEIDGEPKVIATGGLAGLIAKETDSIHIIDAFLTLEGLYHIGKLNGIID; translated from the coding sequence ATGATTTTAACAATTGATGTTGGTAATACTAATACTGTCTTAGGGGTTTTTAGTGATGGTGAACTAATAAAAGATTGGAGGATATCAACTGATAAAGATAAAACAGCTGATGAATATGGTATCCTGGTCTATAATTTGTTTTCTTATACAGAAATTGAAACAGCTGATATTAAAGGGATTATTATTTCAAGTGTAGTCCCACCAGTAGTTACTGTCCTGCAAAAAGCTGCAGAGCTTTTTATAGGGGTTAAACCCCTGATCATTGGTCCAGGTGTGAAAACAAGCATGAATATTTTAATGGAAAACCCCAGAGAAGTAGGGGCTGACCGTGTTGTTAACGCAATAGCAGCCTATCAGAAATATGGTGGGCCAGTAATAATTGTTGATTTTGGAACTGCCACAACTCTTTGTGCTGTTACTAAAAAGGGTGATTATATTGGTGGGGCTATTGCTCCGGGTATTGGTATAGCTTCAGAAGCCCTTTTTAATTATGCTGCAAAGTTACCCAGGGTTGAACTGTCCAGGCCAGAAAAGGCTATTGGTAAAAATACTATTATGGCTATACAGTCGGGGATTATCTATGGATTTGTAGGACAGGTTGAAGGGCTTATTAATAGATTTATTCAAGAGATAGATGGAGAGCCAAAGGTGATTGCTACTGGTGGTTTAGCAGGATTGATAGCTAAGGAGACAGATTCAATCCATATAATAGATGCTTTCCTTACTCTAGAAGGTCTTTACCATATAGGGAAACTCAATGGTATAATTGATTAG
- a CDS encoding shikimate dehydrogenase: protein MDKFGFIIHPLEITDYSRKYSWADKLPDYVLERVTRMLPALKVSHITGVESEATGKEIEGYFVSCFLTTRQMMSLPTDKVIKKIIHAGEKARELGAQIVGLGAFTSVVGDKGITVARELGIPVTTGNSYTVATAIKGTRLAVKKMGYQLTDITAAVVGATGSIGRAVSLVLSSDLERLILVGRDMGRLNQLKKEIEGLNYQLEINCTTDVKQAVSSSEVIISASGAVDALIDPVDLLPGAVVCDVARPRDVAVRVGTQRDDVLVIEGGIVEVPGAVNFNFNFGYPPKTAYACMAETMMLTLEGRFEDYSLGPFIEVEKVKETASMAEKHGFKLAGLRSFERALSDHKIAEIRQRAEEKMMMMY from the coding sequence ATGGATAAATTTGGTTTTATAATTCACCCCCTTGAAATTACTGATTATAGCAGGAAATATAGCTGGGCTGATAAACTGCCAGATTATGTATTAGAAAGGGTTACACGGATGTTACCGGCTTTAAAGGTATCTCACATTACAGGTGTAGAATCAGAGGCGACAGGTAAGGAGATTGAAGGGTATTTTGTTAGTTGTTTTTTAACAACCAGACAGATGATGAGTTTGCCTACTGACAAAGTAATAAAAAAAATAATACATGCTGGGGAAAAAGCCAGGGAACTTGGTGCTCAGATAGTAGGTCTGGGGGCTTTTACCTCGGTTGTTGGAGATAAGGGTATTACTGTTGCCAGAGAATTAGGTATTCCAGTTACTACAGGAAATAGTTACACTGTAGCTACAGCAATTAAGGGTACCAGGCTGGCCGTAAAAAAGATGGGATATCAATTAACAGATATAACAGCAGCTGTTGTCGGTGCTACTGGTTCAATTGGACGGGCAGTCAGTCTTGTTTTAAGTTCAGATTTAGAGAGGCTTATACTTGTTGGTAGGGATATGGGAAGATTAAATCAGTTAAAAAAAGAGATAGAGGGTTTAAATTATCAATTAGAGATAAACTGTACAACTGATGTAAAACAGGCTGTCAGTAGTTCTGAAGTAATTATTAGTGCATCTGGGGCGGTAGACGCTTTAATAGACCCTGTTGATTTGTTGCCTGGGGCAGTTGTCTGTGATGTGGCCCGCCCCCGGGATGTGGCAGTAAGAGTGGGAACCCAGCGGGATGATGTTTTAGTAATAGAAGGTGGTATAGTTGAGGTGCCTGGGGCAGTTAATTTTAATTTTAATTTTGGTTATCCCCCCAAGACTGCTTATGCCTGTATGGCAGAGACAATGATGCTTACTTTAGAGGGTAGATTTGAGGATTACAGTCTTGGACCATTCATTGAAGTTGAAAAAGTAAAAGAAACAGCTAGTATGGCAGAAAAGCACGGTTTTAAATTAGCTGGGCTCAGGAGTTTTGAAAGGGCACTTTCTGATCATAAAATTGCTGAAATAAGGCAGAGGGCTGAAGAAAAAATGATGATGATGTACTAG
- a CDS encoding biotin--[acetyl-CoA-carboxylase] ligase, with the protein MNKINIKLLKLLIENKGDYVSGEKISQELGVSRTTIWKHINKLRELGYQIDSLTRKGYSLIKSPQGMVAENIYLGLDTEVFGKEIRVYPSLDSTNTKAKELAADDYPTGTVIITEEQQQGKGRRGRGWYSPPGTGLWFSVLLRPDIAPNKAPFLTIISALAVSEGIKKVASSLVPVIKWPNDVLLAGKKVCGILSELNADLGMIKYAVTGIGINVNQTSFPAEIADIATSLKIEAGNEIDRTLLVQEIIVSFERYYLEMEAGHYDKLLGLWKKQLNIIGEQVIIYANEGITYEGNVLDVSSQGELIIKDKNGEINKFWAGDVSLRRKK; encoded by the coding sequence ATGAATAAAATCAATATTAAATTATTAAAATTATTGATAGAAAATAAAGGGGATTATGTTTCAGGAGAGAAGATAAGTCAGGAACTGGGGGTTTCACGTACTACTATCTGGAAACATATCAATAAGCTTCGTGAACTTGGTTATCAAATTGATTCACTTACCAGGAAGGGGTATAGTTTAATTAAATCCCCACAGGGGATGGTTGCAGAGAATATTTATCTGGGATTAGATACTGAAGTTTTTGGTAAGGAGATAAGGGTTTATCCTAGTTTGGATTCAACAAATACAAAAGCAAAAGAGTTAGCAGCTGATGACTACCCAACAGGGACAGTTATTATTACTGAAGAGCAGCAGCAGGGGAAAGGTCGTCGTGGTAGGGGATGGTATTCACCTCCAGGAACAGGGTTGTGGTTTTCGGTTTTACTTAGACCAGACATTGCACCTAATAAGGCCCCTTTTCTCACTATTATATCTGCGCTTGCTGTATCAGAGGGGATCAAAAAAGTTGCCAGTTCATTAGTTCCGGTTATTAAATGGCCTAATGATGTATTACTGGCTGGGAAAAAGGTCTGTGGGATTTTATCTGAATTAAATGCAGACCTAGGTATGATAAAATATGCAGTTACAGGAATAGGCATAAATGTGAACCAGACTTCTTTTCCAGCTGAAATAGCTGATATTGCTACTTCATTAAAAATAGAAGCCGGAAATGAGATAGACCGTACTCTGTTAGTTCAGGAAATAATAGTTTCTTTTGAAAGATATTATCTGGAAATGGAAGCAGGTCATTATGATAAGTTATTAGGCCTGTGGAAAAAGCAGTTAAATATTATTGGTGAACAGGTTATTATTTATGCTAATGAAGGTATTACTTATGAGGGTAATGTCCTTGATGTTTCTTCACAGGGGGAATTAATAATAAAAGACAAAAATGGTGAGATAAATAAGTTTTGGGCAGGGGATGTCAGCCTTCGCCGGAAAAAATAG
- a CDS encoding folate family ECF transporter S component — translation MENISNRRIVYMAFLIALSIVLTRILSLHIPIGGVEGIRIGFGGLPIIFTGVLFGPLAGGIVGAVADILGFFLSPMGPYMPHFTLTSFLTGFLPGAVVFYFFKGETSYLSLMVAIAVGQLISSVILVPLFLNHLFGIPFLPLLIGKIKGQLFHVPVYVYLIRVLLKNVVFNISLETG, via the coding sequence ATGGAAAATATTTCTAACCGCAGGATTGTTTATATGGCTTTTCTGATAGCACTTAGTATTGTTTTGACACGTATATTAAGCCTCCATATACCGATTGGAGGAGTAGAAGGTATTAGAATTGGTTTTGGTGGATTGCCTATTATCTTTACTGGTGTTTTATTTGGTCCCTTAGCAGGGGGAATTGTTGGTGCAGTTGCTGATATATTAGGATTTTTCTTATCCCCAATGGGGCCTTATATGCCTCATTTTACACTGACATCATTTCTGACAGGTTTTCTCCCTGGTGCAGTAGTTTTCTACTTTTTCAAAGGAGAAACAAGTTATTTGTCTTTGATGGTTGCTATAGCAGTAGGGCAGTTAATATCATCAGTTATACTGGTACCATTATTCTTAAACCATTTATTTGGTATTCCTTTTCTTCCATTGCTTATCGGTAAAATTAAAGGTCAGCTTTTTCACGTGCCAGTTTATGTCTATTTGATTAGAGTATTACTAAAAAATGTTGTTTTTAATATTAGTCTGGAGACTGGTTAA
- a CDS encoding S1C family serine protease codes for MKFFKKTRLMPYVLIALLALMIGVVAGSTDKVTPFSKANEASPGDADNAEKIVITESNVFADIAEQIDPGVVLITSEVEVQGSQENPFFNDPFFKYFFGNQFDIPESQPRTQEGFGSGFIVSQDGYIVTNEHVIHNANSIEVTIKGFEEPVPAEVVWSEVNTDLAVLKVNVKEDLHAVKLGDSDKIRPGDWAIAIGNPFGFEHTVTTGVVSALGRPITIPSSDGEQRSYPNLIQTDAAINPGNSGGPLLALNGKVIGINTAVSTQGQGIGFAIPINEVKGIVNDLKVKGEIIQPWLGIYYSQLDSKFKEQYKKYYNIKELNGVIIAKVYDDSPADEAGLLANDIITRIDETEIKELTDVKKIIEKKNIGDSIRIDIIRNGNSKILFARIAKRPGKL; via the coding sequence ATGAAATTTTTTAAGAAAACTAGATTAATGCCTTATGTATTAATAGCTTTACTGGCTCTAATGATCGGGGTTGTAGCAGGTTCCACTGATAAAGTAACCCCTTTTTCTAAAGCAAATGAAGCAAGCCCTGGGGATGCTGATAATGCAGAAAAAATTGTGATAACTGAAAGCAATGTCTTTGCTGATATTGCTGAACAAATAGACCCGGGTGTAGTATTAATCACTTCTGAGGTTGAAGTTCAGGGTAGTCAGGAAAATCCATTTTTTAATGACCCCTTCTTTAAATACTTTTTTGGAAATCAATTTGACATTCCTGAAAGTCAACCGAGGACACAGGAAGGGTTTGGTTCTGGTTTTATAGTTTCTCAGGATGGTTATATAGTAACAAATGAGCATGTTATCCATAATGCTAATAGTATTGAAGTAACAATTAAGGGTTTTGAAGAACCTGTTCCAGCAGAGGTAGTCTGGTCAGAAGTTAATACAGATCTAGCTGTTCTTAAGGTTAATGTAAAAGAAGATTTACACGCCGTTAAATTAGGTGATTCTGATAAAATTCGACCTGGTGATTGGGCCATAGCCATAGGAAATCCTTTTGGTTTTGAACATACTGTTACCACAGGTGTTGTAAGTGCCCTGGGAAGACCAATTACAATCCCTTCCTCAGATGGTGAACAGAGGAGTTATCCTAACCTCATCCAAACAGATGCAGCTATTAACCCCGGCAACAGTGGTGGACCTCTTTTAGCCCTTAATGGAAAAGTTATTGGTATTAATACTGCTGTTAGTACCCAGGGACAAGGTATTGGTTTTGCAATTCCCATTAATGAAGTTAAGGGAATAGTAAATGACCTCAAAGTAAAGGGCGAGATCATACAACCCTGGTTAGGTATTTACTATAGCCAATTGGATTCTAAATTTAAAGAACAATACAAGAAATATTATAATATTAAGGAACTTAACGGTGTTATCATCGCTAAAGTATATGATGACAGTCCAGCCGATGAGGCCGGTCTCCTAGCAAATGATATCATTACCAGAATAGATGAAACAGAGATTAAAGAATTAACTGATGTGAAAAAGATCATAGAAAAGAAGAATATTGGAGACAGCATCAGAATAGATATTATTAGAAATGGCAATTCCAAGATTTTATTTGCCAGGATAGCTAAAAGGCCAGGCAAACTATAA
- a CDS encoding quinate 5-dehydrogenase, translating into MKKVISISLGSSKRDHRVEVNILGEKFIIERRGTNGDKKKAARLFTELDGKYDAFGIGGIDLYIYSGKKRYTFRDAKKLIKDVKQTPAVDGSGLKNTLERRVVAFLDQKTGLKLANKKVLMVSAVDRFGMAEALVSLGAEVIFGDLIFALGLPMPIYSLKTLDKIARTFAPVITKLPIEWVYPTGNNQDKKYTDEKYTRYYQEADVIAGDYHFVRKYMPQDMNGKIIITNTVTQENISELEKSGIKTLITTTPELNGRSFGTNVMEGVLITLAGKKPGELSSDDYLKLLDKIGFSPRVIEFDRQAVS; encoded by the coding sequence GTGAAGAAAGTAATAAGTATTAGCCTGGGTTCAAGCAAACGTGACCACAGGGTTGAAGTCAATATTTTAGGGGAAAAATTTATCATAGAAAGACGGGGAACAAATGGTGATAAGAAAAAAGCTGCCCGGCTCTTTACTGAATTAGATGGTAAATATGATGCCTTTGGAATAGGTGGTATTGATTTATACATATATTCCGGTAAAAAGAGATATACTTTTAGGGATGCTAAAAAACTGATTAAAGATGTCAAACAAACCCCTGCTGTAGATGGTAGTGGTTTAAAAAATACTCTGGAAAGGCGTGTTGTTGCTTTTTTGGATCAAAAAACGGGGTTAAAACTAGCTAACAAAAAGGTTTTAATGGTCTCTGCTGTTGATAGATTTGGTATGGCAGAGGCCCTGGTTTCCCTTGGTGCTGAGGTTATTTTTGGTGATTTAATCTTTGCTCTGGGATTACCTATGCCTATTTATTCACTTAAGACGTTAGATAAAATAGCCAGAACTTTTGCACCAGTAATTACTAAATTACCTATTGAGTGGGTATATCCTACTGGGAATAATCAGGATAAAAAGTATACAGATGAAAAATATACCAGGTATTATCAGGAAGCAGATGTTATTGCCGGGGATTATCATTTTGTTCGCAAATATATGCCCCAGGATATGAATGGGAAAATAATAATTACTAATACAGTTACTCAGGAAAATATATCTGAACTAGAAAAAAGTGGTATTAAGACTTTAATTACTACAACACCTGAATTAAATGGCCGGTCATTTGGCACTAATGTAATGGAGGGTGTGCTGATTACTCTGGCTGGTAAAAAACCAGGGGAATTAAGTAGTGATGATTATTTAAAATTATTAGATAAGATTGGTTTTAGCCCCAGAGTAATAGAATTTGATAGACAAGCTGTATCTTAA
- a CDS encoding formate--tetrahydrofolate ligase, translating to MKSDIEIAQSAEMKEITDIAADLGFDRDDIEQYGRYKAKVKLTTYDRFLKRNDGKLVLVTAITPTPAGEGKTTTTVGLGQALNRLGKKAVIALREPSLGPTMGIKGGAAGGGYSQVLPMEDINLHFTGDIHAIGMAHNLLSAVLDNHIKQGNKLGIDPTNISWTRVVDMNDRALRNIVVGLGGKAHGIPREDHFMITVASEIMAILCLANNLKELKEKIGKIVVGYNYDGKAVTCNDLKVAGAMTALLREAIKPNLVQTLENTPAFIHGGPFANIAHGCNSIIATKLALKSGEIAVTEAGFGADLGAEKFFNIKCRYAGLHPDAVVLVATVRALKLHGGVSLDNLREENLTALKKGMDNLAKHIENIASFGLPLVVAINKFPDDSNEELAFIKERCWSIGVAVELSDVWARGGKGGIALAQKLIDILNKNESNFRYLYDTAFSIKEKIKLIAQEIYGADGVDFSKKACQQIDKYTESGYDKLPVCMAKTQSSISDNPVLKGRPRGFRVSVREINLSAGAGFLVPLTGPVLTMPGLPAQPSAELIDIDAAGKITGLF from the coding sequence TTGAAGAGTGATATTGAGATTGCACAGTCAGCAGAAATGAAGGAGATCACAGATATTGCTGCTGACCTCGGTTTTGATAGGGATGATATTGAACAATATGGCAGATATAAGGCCAAAGTAAAGCTAACAACATATGATAGGTTTTTAAAAAGAAATGATGGAAAATTAGTTCTGGTAACTGCGATTACACCAACACCAGCCGGCGAAGGCAAGACAACCACGACAGTTGGCCTCGGTCAGGCCCTTAATAGGCTTGGTAAAAAGGCCGTTATTGCCCTGCGGGAGCCCTCTCTAGGGCCTACTATGGGTATAAAAGGTGGGGCTGCCGGTGGTGGATATTCCCAGGTTCTACCTATGGAGGATATTAATCTTCATTTTACAGGTGATATTCATGCAATTGGTATGGCTCATAATCTTTTGTCGGCAGTTCTTGATAATCATATCAAACAGGGTAACAAACTCGGGATAGATCCCACGAATATCAGCTGGACAAGGGTAGTTGATATGAATGATAGAGCACTTCGTAATATTGTTGTTGGTCTTGGGGGAAAGGCCCATGGTATTCCCAGAGAAGATCACTTTATGATTACTGTTGCTTCAGAAATAATGGCTATACTCTGTCTGGCCAATAACCTAAAGGAATTAAAGGAAAAAATAGGAAAGATTGTGGTGGGATATAACTATGATGGTAAGGCTGTTACCTGTAATGATTTAAAGGTTGCCGGGGCGATGACTGCCCTTTTGAGAGAGGCCATTAAGCCGAATTTGGTTCAGACACTGGAAAACACTCCAGCTTTTATCCATGGGGGACCATTTGCTAATATAGCACATGGCTGTAATAGTATAATAGCTACAAAACTAGCCTTGAAATCAGGAGAGATAGCTGTTACTGAAGCAGGTTTTGGGGCTGATTTAGGAGCCGAAAAGTTTTTCAATATTAAATGTCGTTATGCCGGCTTGCATCCAGATGCTGTAGTACTGGTTGCTACTGTCAGGGCCCTGAAGTTGCATGGTGGTGTAAGTCTTGATAATCTCCGGGAAGAAAATTTAACTGCCCTGAAAAAGGGTATGGATAATCTGGCAAAACATATTGAAAATATAGCAAGTTTTGGTTTGCCCCTGGTAGTTGCTATCAATAAATTCCCGGATGATAGTAATGAAGAGCTTGCCTTTATAAAAGAGAGGTGCTGGTCTATCGGGGTTGCGGTTGAGCTATCAGATGTATGGGCTAGAGGTGGTAAGGGTGGAATTGCTTTAGCTCAAAAATTAATAGATATTCTCAATAAAAATGAAAGTAATTTCAGATATCTATATGATACTGCTTTCTCTATTAAAGAAAAAATAAAGCTGATAGCTCAGGAAATATATGGGGCTGATGGAGTTGATTTCTCTAAAAAAGCCTGTCAGCAAATTGATAAATATACTGAAAGCGGTTATGATAAGCTACCTGTTTGTATGGCCAAGACACAGAGTTCTATCTCAGATAATCCGGTTTTAAAGGGTAGACCTAGGGGTTTCAGGGTTAGTGTGAGGGAGATTAACCTTTCTGCAGGTGCTGGCTTTCTTGTACCCCTGACTGGCCCTGTCCTGACTATGCCTGGTCTTCCTGCCCAACCTTCAGCAGAATTGATAGATATTGACGCGGCAGGAAAAATAACAGGTCTGTTCTAA